The window ATTATCTCTTTAGAAGAAATGGGtcagctgcagacaccattggatagcgcTTAACAAACTGTACCATTCCTAGAGCTGATGGTCTAGACAAATGTATAAAATTGCCttcttatttctcagccaagtgtcaaggaggtggagccgaGTTGCTCAAGTGCCAAAGACTGCCACGCCTCCATGCTCACCTTTAACTCCCAGCCCCTTTTTTATTGTAAGCCAAACGCCTGTACATCAATCAAGGAAGGGTGGGAGGTGAGGACGAGCAAGGAGGCGTGCCAGAATGTGGCAGCTTGGCTCCACCTACTTGACACTtggctaaaaaaataaaagggcaattttataaatttggcaaccaccatcagctccagtaaAGGTACAGTTTACTTTTATAAACCATCCAATGGTGTTTGCAGCTATTAGCAGCAAACACAGATTCCCTATAATGTCTGCTTGCAGCGGGCACGCGCAAAACCATCGGacgtgcgccatctcatagacgtcAATGCGGTCCAGCAGAGTGTCACccaaaggccatgttcacacgggatAATTTCCGTGCGGATGCAGCATGTGGGAGATGTTCTGGCAGAGAATTCttctatacatatatgggggagatttataaaaacctgtgtaaaggaagagcagtgcagttgcccatagcaaccaatcagatcgcttctttcatttttaaagagatctgtggaaaatgaaagaagcggtcttattggttgctatgggcaactgcaccgcccTTCCTCTCGCAATTATggtttttagaggccaaaaaatgctgtggccagattggaagtcaataggacagtggtctccaaactttagacctccagaggttgcaaaactacaactcccagcatgcccggacagccaacggctgtccgggcatgctgggagttctagttttgcatcaTGCAGAGGTCCACAGTTCCAAGATCAATgcaatagggaaatatgaaaggcttttatttatttatgcaataattaatttaatacataaacaaatacatgttttttaattttaatgttttttctggcactccccccccccccccttccctctaaTTCTTCAACAGAAATCATTGAATCACATGACTTGGGATAAGAAAAATGCAGGGGGTAAAACTCCTATTAACAGGTGCCCATACTATTTTatggggacacacacacacacacaaaaactgcatcatgaagattttttttttattttacttattttttaaattattattattattatttttaattttaacaactattttatttcatttatcttTCTtcaggtcaaaaaaaaaaatgacaaaaattgtGTCTGACCGTAGCCTAAcaaccgcaacccccccccccccccccaaaaaaaaaaaaaaacacatctgtataaggccgggttcacactgcgtcTTTGCTTCTGTATGACGTATACCGCAGTGTGAACCCGACCATTTGTAAGCGGCGATAGAGGCAACAGTAACAGTTCTGGTACCGCATTGTGGGTTCTATtcacaattagtgttgagcgcgaatatccgaaattcaaatttttaccacgaatatcggcacctcgagattttgcaaatattttgaatatagtgatatatatattcgtatatttgcgaatatcggcacttccagtcagaggacactgatcccttcttttaggtgaaagctaTAATTGCGCATGGGCACTACGCAAATTTAATTATgcattttcgcatgaaaaaataaaaaacaaacatagcgaatatgtgtaTTCGTCCATATAGTCGCGAAATagcgcaaatttgaatatggcccctgccgctcatcactaaatttcacaattgcagttttttttttttaaagagacagGCCCCCATTTATAAGGCAGCTTATTTGGCTAAAATGCCACAAAAGATGATGCGCGCCATTTTTGGCAGTAACGGTTTTCCCAATGACTTATTGCTGTATATCCAGAGCTCACCCTACCACACCTATACGCTGCAGaggaaacattgtttttttttttttttttaggtgcgcTGTGATTTGCTGAGAGCTCTGGGCGGAGTCAGCAGTAGTGGGCGGGGTCAGTAGACACCTGTGGGTCATTTCTCATGCTGTGGGATTAGGGCTTCAGTAGTTGAGTTGGTTACAGGATCTCTGGAACCATGGGGGCCTGGAGGGGCGTGCTTGTTTTTTTGGTTGTCCTGTTGCAGAATGATTTGGGTAAGTCACCTTTGTGTGTGTACTATGTACCTCCTGCTCACACAAAGTATTTAGAGATATAGATGTAGCACAGATGAGTGTTGTTTGGTATAGTACTGCACTATTAGAGATACAGATGAAGCAGAGCTAAGTTTATTTGGTAAAGCACTGAGCTATTAGAGaaatatatgtagcagagttggtcATTTGGTACAGCAGGTGAGctgagtttttattttatttttatttagtataGCACGGCACTACGTTTTTAAGGATATGGATGTAGCAGGGCTGTGTTGGTAATTTGGTACAGCACAGCATTGAGGTTTTTAATTATACAGATGTAGCAAAGCTAAGTTTGTCCTTTGGCACAGTGGTGAGCTATTAGAGATATAGATGCAGCAAAGCTGAGTTTGGTACAGCACAGTACTGAGCTATTAATGATACAGATGTAGTACAGCTGAGTTTGGTACAGCACAGTACTGAGCTATTAATGATACAGATGTAGGACAGCTGAGTTTCGTGTAGCACAGTACTGAGCTATTAGACATacagatgaagcagagttaaaggggtattcctggccaaaactttttttttatatatatcaactgacttcggaaagttaaacatccagaaaaaaatcttaatccttccaatagttattagcttctgaagttgagttgttttctgtctaactgctctctgatgactcacgtccagggagctgtgcagttcctatggggatattctccaatcatgcacagctcccgtgacatgacatcatcattgagcagttatacagaaaacttcagaagctaataactattggaaggattaagatttttttaatagaagtaatttacaaatctgtttaactttccggagccagttgatatatatatatataggttttgcctggaatacccctttaagtttaactgGTACAGCACAGCACTGAGCTATTAGAGAAATACATGTAGTAGGGCTAAGTTGGTCATTTGGTACAGCAGGCGAGCtgagttatttttatttatttagtatagCACGGCACTAAGTTTTTATGgctatagatgtagcagagctgagttggtaATTTGGTACAGCACTGAGGTTTTTATTACACGGATGTAGCAAAGCTAAGTTTGTCATTTGGCACAGCACTAAGGTTTTAGAGATACAGATGAGgcaaagctgtcagggcatgctgggagttgtagctttgcaacagctggaggaccaccggTTGCACACCACAGCCTTATAAGGAAACCTTTTGGAATGTCTCCTTTAAAAGACaaatccagctctgctacatctgtacatgtgcatattttttcaATAGCAAATACATAATATCCACGTGTAAAGCAAtgctaaaaatgaaaagtaatCTACTCTGTATGGCAACTCATCatattcaagatctctgcttgctgtcagtgggtGGAAACATTCTGGTTTACATATagaggttaaaggtgttgtccaagattagaaggggggggggggagttgatttCTTCCGAAAACCAGCGCTgcccctgtcttcaggttgtgtgtggtattgcagctcagttgcattgaagtgaacagagccaagatgtaataccacacacaacctgaggacaggggtggtgctgtttttggaataaatcaACTCTCACAGAGAGGGAAAGctctgatacactgtaacgacTCATGCACCTATCTCAGTTATACATAAGTGAACAGTTTAACCCTTGTATGTATTTACATATTGCATTTATTTTTCTCACTGCAATTTTTACCAATGTGAAAACACTCCATGGAGCAACACCCACCTATACCCGGGATGCTACAGTACAGATTGACTTTACAGCTCATGCAACTGCCCTTTGGATGCAAACGACTGCttccatttagagatgagcgaacttacagtaaattcgattcgtcacaaacttctcggctgggcagttgataacttatcctgcataaatgagttcagctttcaggtgctccggtgggctggaaaaggtggatacagtcctagcaaagagtctcctaggactgtatccaccttttccagcccacgggagcaccggaaagctgaactcatttatgcaggataagtcatcaactgccgagctgagaagttcgtgacgaatcaaatttactgtaaattcgctcatctccacTTCCATGCACTGGCACCAAGCAGAGATCTTTAAAATTGGTGTTGAATCAAATGTTAGAAGTTTGCCAAACGTTTTTGCATTCAATGAATCCTGCCTTGTCTTATTGGATGGAAAGTTGATGCCTCTATGACGGTGACCTCCAACCTAAGCCGTTTCAGCTGTTGcgcaactacaactgccagcatgccctaagAGTCTGTGACTATTGGGGCAGACAGccctttgtagttttgcacttgATGGATTAGAAAAACACTGCTCTTTTTTGCAGatgcagcaccactcctgtcctcaggttatgtgtagtactgcagcttGGTCGCGTTTACTtcaatggagccaagctgtaatactacacacaacctgtagaCAGGAGTGGCGCTGTATGTGCAATAAAGTAGCAGCGTTTTTTCTAATAGTGGACAACCCCTTGAAGTGTCAGGGGTTGGGGAACACTTCTATGGCAACAGAATCACATGGAAAAAtcacaattgggggggggggtaatttattTTGATGTTACctgcactatttatttatttattttgtgatgGTCATCTTCGATACAGCATGTTTACTATGCATTTGCGCCATTCTGGGGTGCATTTCCGTTAAGCTCACTTTTGCTTTCTGATACATGTTAGGGGGTGCGGCTTAGATGGAGTAAAGGTGACCCTTTTTAAAGTCAGAAAtctttatataataattttttttttttttttttatcagtcatttttttattttttatatttttgttactGTCCCCAACATGTACAAAAATTACACAACATCAGAAAAATTTAGTAATATAAACTTgtatgtaatataatgtgatattaaGTGCGGGGGGGCAGATGGTGTCAGTTTTGCTACTGCAATAAACTTGCAAGTTTTAGGACACACATGATTTTTACATATGTTGAatgttttaccttctttttttcccaGCATACACTGCTGCGCCTTTATTGTGCAGGTCAAGTGTTTGCCAAATTAATCCAACCCAGAATACCATCATTTTAGAGAAACCATTCTGCTTCGCTACACAAGCAACGATAGCCAGCGTCATCCTATATGTAGCGAAGAACTGTAAGTCTGTAAATGTATTGCTTCATGttggtctatgtatgtatgtatgtatgtatcctttccctacttctataatactgcctcctatgtacaagaatataactactataatactgctccaatattcaagaatataactacaataataccgcccctatatacaagaatataactactataatactgctcctatatacaagaatataactactataatactgctcctatatacaagaatatatctactataatactgctcctatatacaagaatataactactataatactgctccaatattcaagaatataactacaataataccgcccctatatacaagaatataactactataatactgctccaatattcaagaatataactacaataataccgcccctatatacaagaatataactactataatactgctcctatatacaagaatataactactataatactgctcctatatacaagaatatatctactataatactgctcctatatacaagaatatatctactttaatactgctcctatatacaagaatatatctactataatactgctcctatatacaagaatatatctactataatactgctcctatatacaagaatatatctactataatactgctcctatatacaagaatataactactataatactgctcctatatacaagaatataactactataatactgctcctatatacaagaatataactactataatactgctcctatatacaagaatataactactataatactgctcctatatacaagaatataactactataatactgctcctatatacaagaatataactactataatactgctcctatatacaagaatataactactataatactacctcctatatacaagaacattactactataatactgccccctatatacatgaacattactactataatactgctcctatgtacaggaatgTGAAATGCCAGAATAATAAAAGGATTTTTGCTTTTCATCCTATTCCCAGTGGCTCAGAAGTGTCCATACATGTGGTTTGAATATTGTAGCCTTTAAATTGTGTAACTTGGTTCCTCCCACATTTTGGAGCCCTCCACAATAGGCTGCTGGAATTTACCATCTGACAGAACTGGTGTAGCGGGGTCAGGTTTGTAGGGCTCATTGTTCACACACAAGAAGGCTCTCTTCACCCCAACCCCCCACACTCCGCAATCTCTAGAATGGGGCCCCTGAAAGCGCCTAAGATACCCAGCACTCGAGTATCTCTGGcgctcccattgaaatgaatgtatGACATGTCATCGTCAGCTTCATGATGTGCGGAAAGcaggggccccattctggagatgggggggggggggggtagcattcggaccccctgcaatcagacacttatccccctacCTACAAAGTTAAACGCCCACCTGTTCTCCAGATGCCCAATGTACACCTAGCAATTTCCACGTACAAGCCTCCTTTTTATATTTATCGTACATATGTACAGAACTTGCTGGGTATGGTTGTCTGTGACCCAACCTCCCCACGTGGACCTGCATCTCTCAATGCCCATCTggacattcttgtatatatgaaagTACTTCGCAGCTACCCACCTCCAATGAACGTACATGATGTCAGGTAACCTATCTGAGCCTTCTGAAGACGTGACATCCTTTTTCTGGAATTTTCCATGCTATTTAAAGGCAGTCAACTTGGTGTATGTAAACTTCTGACCCACTGGGATTTTCACCTAGGGAATTGGAATTAAATGATCTGTTTGTAAACATTTCTCGGAAAAATTGTCACATACAGAGGGGAATCTGAAAAAACTAAAGATTGTTAGCATGGAATCTGGGGAGGGGAGAAACATGTTTTATTAACATcaatctcccttttttttggaAATGTATAACAACTATAACATATAACACTGACCCCTATGGACAGAAGTATAAATcagaatttttattcatttttttttaagctgctGTTAACAACAATTTGGCTTTGACAAATTCCTATTCCTCAACGAATGGTGGAAGTACAGCACCATATGCAGCTGGCACCTTTGCAAATCCCAACTGCGCCGAGAACCCCACAATCGCTGCCGTAAGCAACAACACCTTCCGTGTGGGGAACACTTTGGACTGCTTCAATGCCCAGTACTGCAATGGACCTCTCGCCAATAACACAGCTTACAGGTACACACTCATTTATATACGGGTCTGCATTGCAATACCAGATGCGGCCAACATACAGGAGGGCGCTGTTTCTAAAAATCAGACTGAGTGTTGGGGAAGAGGGGGTCAACAATAAATTTTCCATTCTACCTTGGTGGGGATATTTAGGTAGTGGATTAGGACAGACAGACTCCTATTTCATGATCTGGTTGGATGGTAATTTGAATCGGTTATTTTTTCCTTAGGTTTCTGTATGCTTTTTACGATGCAAGTAATAATATATTGACAAGTTCAAGTTGGTCCGCTCCAATCTCCACCAGGCAAGGTAAGGATCAATATATAAGGATAGAAATCAGTGGCCTATTACAAAGACCAATGTGTCCTCTGCTGATCATTGGAACAAAATAGAAGCAACGCTAGGATAGTTGTGTGCCACTTAGTCTACGCTCAGCTCTGTTCATCTTTTTCCAAGGGACTGCATGGTTAGCCATTCACTATAACCTTCTGTAAACTGTGGGGAATCCAGTAGGGAAGTGCTCAGTTTCCCTACAGTGCCCCCACAGGACAAACAAAGCATAACTATAGTTCCCATGAAAATCCAAAGGCTGTATGTGTACTACCATGACATGTTAGGACCGCCATAAGAGATGAGAAGCCTGGACAGTGCCCTCTTCTAAACCCAAGTTCTTTATTTTCTCTTCCAGgtaaaaattcaataaacatAGACACCTGGCCCGGTAGAAGAAGCGGTGGGATGATCATCATCACCTCCATCCTCAGCGTGTTGATGTTCTTCATCTTGGCAGGCTTTGTGGCCGCAGTGATTACATATTTTATGTAAGTACCTTGTTTCTCAGAATGGTTTAGAAATCCTAGGGCTTCAGTATGAAGAAGAGAGAATGCCAAGGGTGTAGATCCAGTTTATGGTAAGCTGTAATTGGCAACTCGAATAACATTGGACAGACATGTAGATTAAAGTGGGTTTGGCCAAGCATCTAAACAATGGGGGGGGGTCTCTCTACTATCCTCTcctgataaaataaaaatgtatgtttgCCCGCGTATGCCAAGATGTTGAAGGACCTGCTCCTTATGCCAACAGCTATGGCCATTTTTACAGTCTATTCTCCAGCTCCGCTTCAGTTTTGAGGCCTAGTACCCGATCACGTCTACTCTGCCGCCATTGACATACCAGCTATATCTTCACAAAGGTTTGTTGTATTGGCCTGGAGCCTGTCTACAGCAGACCAGTCATTCTGCCTATATTTCTACCTAAAAGTGAGTTATGATTTTGAAATCTGCTCTGTTGGATCTCCAAAAATCTGATTAATAGTCATGGGAACATCATTTGTTTCTTAGTTCTGTACTGGTTGCTGCAATATAAACTCATATACAAGGCAGTAGTGGAGAACAGCTTCATTTCAGTCTTATCCTGCCATTCCCTATCTTTCCTCTACATTTGTAATCAGATTTTTCTATAAAAATTGAGGAGGACCTTTTGTAAATGTTTGAACTTGTTCATCAAGTATATCTTCTTCTTTGAAACAGGACACCAGCGAAAGAACAAGAGCCTACCAGACATGAAAGTCGGTCTTCTCATACTGTGCAGCAAAAGGCTGAAGGAGGCGCTCCAAGCGTCGAAGTCACGGAACGCTATGCTATCAGCCCGCAAGCCTAAAGGAGCTCCTGAAAAGTCAAGCTGAAGattattttgtgacttttggacATAGACATTTGATGATGGTCATGATTTCAATGTTGACTGTTAGTAGGGGGTGGATATTACTGAAGTCTATATAATGCCTTTTAGTATGACGTGGTTCTCATAATGGTTTACGACTTATGTACTGGAGACTAGGGGAACCCAGTACATAAGTACCTAACCCCTATCCATAGGGTCTGACACCTGGGACCCCAtgcaatctcctgcccagcacccctgCTTTCTCCATGCACGGATTACTGCCAACCATGGCACAAAGCAGTGGCCTACACGCCCCTTAtgtgtctctatgggagagccagaaataCACGAACAgtgtatctttggctctcccataaaaATGCATTGAGGGGTGTCAACCCCTGTGCAATGTGGTGGTTGACACAGCTCCATGCATGGGAGAGACGGGGAGTCCCAGCTGCCAGACCCTCCCCGATCAGACACTATTTGTTCAGGATTCCCAGTTCTAAATTGGCACCCACATTGTTCCCCCTACTTTACTTAggatccccccccttttttttttctcctctccccCCTTCatattatctatttttttttattgtatagatACTGAAGATAACACACAATGTATAGTGTTAATATTTCATGTT is drawn from Hyla sarda isolate aHylSar1 chromosome 4, aHylSar1.hap1, whole genome shotgun sequence and contains these coding sequences:
- the UPK3A gene encoding uroplakin-3a; translated protein: MCFKFHQMIYIAAYTAAPLLCRSSVCQINPTQNTIILEKPFCFATQATIASVILYVAKNSAVNNNLALTNSYSSTNGGSTAPYAAGTFANPNCAENPTIAAVSNNTFRVGNTLDCFNAQYCNGPLANNTAYRFLYAFYDASNNILTSSSWSAPISTRQGKNSINIDTWPGRRSGGMIIITSILSVLMFFILAGFVAAVITYFMTPAKEQEPTRHESRSSHTVQQKAEGGAPSVEVTERYAISPQA